A window of Longispora fulva contains these coding sequences:
- a CDS encoding NAD(P)-binding domain-containing protein, which produces MSTHTRRDRGHPADGNGPFAARVDQDVSRCEVRVVVIGAGQAGLSAAYHLGRFGLRPFEDLVVLDRNARPGGAWQHRWDTLTMHDVHGIANLPGVAVPGADDTARANLAIPEYFTDYETRMALPVLRPVGVTAVRDLDGTRLAVDTDAGTWSTSAVVNATGTWDRPFIPWYPGADLFQGRQLHTADYRGPAGFAGQHVVVVGGGHSAVQLLAELSTYATTTWVTRRPPLWRTGEEFGPEQGRAAVALVAERVKAGLPPQSVVSVTGLHLREQERAAAARGVYEREPMFAALTPDGVRWADGRTVRADAILWATGFRPDVAHLAPLHLREHSGGIRLDGTRAVRDPRVHLVGYGPSASTIGANRAGRAAAREIRDLLLAPVTG; this is translated from the coding sequence GTGAGCACCCACACCCGGCGTGACCGGGGCCACCCGGCGGACGGGAACGGCCCGTTCGCCGCCCGCGTTGACCAGGATGTGAGCAGGTGCGAGGTGCGGGTGGTCGTGATCGGGGCGGGGCAGGCGGGCCTGTCGGCCGCGTACCACCTGGGTCGGTTCGGCCTCAGGCCCTTCGAGGACCTGGTCGTCCTCGACCGTAACGCCCGCCCGGGCGGCGCGTGGCAGCACCGCTGGGACACCCTGACCATGCACGACGTGCACGGCATCGCTAACCTTCCCGGTGTCGCCGTCCCCGGGGCGGACGACACCGCCCGGGCCAACCTGGCGATCCCCGAGTATTTCACCGACTACGAGACCAGGATGGCATTGCCGGTGCTGCGCCCGGTCGGGGTCACGGCGGTCCGCGACCTCGACGGCACACGCCTCGCCGTGGACACCGACGCCGGCACCTGGTCGACCAGCGCCGTTGTCAACGCGACCGGGACCTGGGACAGACCCTTCATTCCCTGGTACCCGGGCGCGGACCTCTTCCAGGGCCGCCAGCTGCACACCGCCGACTACCGGGGCCCGGCCGGGTTCGCCGGCCAGCACGTCGTCGTGGTCGGCGGCGGGCACTCCGCCGTGCAACTCCTCGCGGAACTCTCCACGTACGCCACCACCACCTGGGTCACCCGCCGCCCGCCGCTGTGGCGCACCGGCGAGGAGTTCGGACCCGAACAGGGCCGGGCCGCCGTCGCGCTGGTCGCCGAGCGGGTCAAAGCCGGCCTCCCGCCGCAGAGCGTAGTCAGCGTCACCGGGCTGCACCTGCGCGAACAGGAGCGCGCCGCGGCGGCCCGGGGCGTGTACGAGCGTGAGCCCATGTTCGCCGCCCTCACCCCGGACGGTGTTCGGTGGGCCGACGGGCGGACCGTGCGGGCCGACGCGATCCTGTGGGCGACCGGCTTCCGTCCGGACGTCGCGCACCTCGCGCCGCTGCACCTGCGGGAGCACTCCGGCGGCATCCGGCTCGACGGCACCCGTGCCGTCCGCGACCCCCGCGTCCACCTGGTCGGCTATGGCCCCTCGGCGAGCACCATCGGCGCGAACCGTGCGGGTCGGGCCGCCGCGCGGGAGATCCGCGATCTGCTACTCGCACCGGTCACCGGCTGA
- a CDS encoding BTAD domain-containing putative transcriptional regulator codes for MVRNVDVDLAAVRASATRLDELRLTTLEESFDVELHLGRYGHVAAELPALIERDSYRERLREYLMVALARLGRQAEAQEIYRVVRRYSVAELGVEPGAGLRRLHGLLLRGEPIGPEPVGTVDERARPARGYLPRDIPDFTGRTAHLDRLDALAAEYPQSTGTVLITAVAGIGGVGKTALAVRWAHRTTARYPDGQLYVDLRGYGRGEPVSPAEALGQLLREVGVPAENVPHTVEQSAAPFRATVAAMRVSVLLDNASSVDQIRPLLPAGRGILVLITSREKLAGLIAADGARRLTLEGLTPAEASDLLRGIIGADRVDAEPAEAGQLAALCGHAAGPADRGGTSGGSTGNADRCVPARLRTRRPGQPARGRRRPARRAP; via the coding sequence GTGGTCCGGAACGTCGATGTCGATCTGGCGGCCGTCAGGGCGAGTGCCACCCGGCTGGACGAGCTGCGCCTGACGACCCTGGAGGAGAGCTTCGACGTCGAGCTGCACCTGGGGCGCTACGGTCACGTGGCGGCCGAGCTTCCCGCGCTGATCGAGAGGGATTCCTACCGGGAACGGCTGCGGGAGTACCTCATGGTCGCCCTGGCCCGGCTGGGGAGGCAGGCGGAGGCGCAGGAGATCTACCGGGTCGTGCGTCGGTACAGCGTCGCCGAACTGGGCGTGGAGCCCGGCGCGGGGCTGCGCCGGCTGCACGGCCTGCTGCTGCGCGGCGAGCCGATCGGCCCCGAGCCGGTCGGGACGGTCGACGAGCGGGCCAGGCCTGCGCGCGGTTACCTGCCGCGCGACATCCCGGACTTCACCGGCCGCACGGCGCACCTGGACCGCCTTGACGCGCTGGCGGCGGAGTACCCGCAGTCGACCGGAACGGTGCTGATCACCGCAGTGGCCGGCATCGGTGGCGTGGGCAAGACGGCGCTCGCGGTCCGCTGGGCCCATCGCACCACCGCCCGCTATCCGGACGGCCAGCTGTATGTGGACCTGCGCGGCTACGGCCGCGGGGAGCCGGTCAGCCCTGCCGAGGCGCTCGGCCAGCTGCTGCGCGAGGTGGGGGTGCCCGCGGAGAACGTGCCACACACGGTGGAGCAGTCTGCGGCGCCGTTCCGCGCGACGGTGGCCGCCATGCGCGTCAGCGTCCTCCTGGACAATGCCTCCTCCGTCGACCAGATCCGGCCGTTGCTGCCCGCCGGCCGCGGCATCCTCGTCCTCATCACCAGCCGCGAAAAACTCGCCGGGCTGATCGCCGCCGACGGCGCCCGCCGACTCACCCTCGAAGGGCTCACCCCAGCGGAGGCCTCCGACCTGCTTCGCGGCATCATCGGCGCGGACCGCGTCGATGCCGAACCAGCCGAGGCCGGACAGCTCGCGGCGCTGTGCGGCCATGCCGCTGGCCCTGCGGATCGTGGCGGCACATCTGGTGGATCAACCGGAAACGCGGATCGGTGCGTACCTGCGCGACTTCGCACCCGGCGGCCGGGTCAGCCGGCTCGCGGTCGACGGCGACCCGCACGGCGCGCTCCGTGA
- a CDS encoding AfsR/SARP family transcriptional regulator: MAVIRDGEHVDLGTPMLRKVLGLLLCQDGRPIAADVMIDAIWDGQPPPTARKTLQVYVMRLRRALGDPGLITHTPAGYAIAIPPDSLDARTFVREARAGSAARSVGDLRAARSRFGTALEL; the protein is encoded by the coding sequence GTGGCGGTGATTCGCGACGGGGAGCACGTCGACCTGGGCACCCCGATGCTGCGCAAGGTCCTCGGCCTGCTGCTGTGTCAGGACGGGCGGCCGATCGCGGCGGACGTCATGATCGACGCGATCTGGGACGGACAGCCCCCGCCGACCGCCCGCAAGACGCTACAGGTGTACGTGATGCGCCTGCGCCGAGCTCTCGGAGACCCGGGGCTCATCACGCACACGCCGGCCGGCTACGCGATCGCCATCCCACCGGACTCGCTCGACGCGCGGACGTTCGTCCGCGAGGCGCGGGCCGGATCTGCCGCCCGGTCGGTGGGCGACCTTCGGGCGGCCCGGTCCCGGTTCGGCACCGCGCTGGAGCTGTAG
- a CDS encoding S41 family peptidase, which produces MTPQEVVTELADKIEKLYVFPEEAKRIADELRSRPLTARTPEALVAELQPYLRAQDGHLGLVWLPDSATADRRARPNLMDPAYQIRINHGLRQAGLVEDGIGLIDFSMIGDGDVAAMREAARAATVMVASADAVVLDLRDVPGGWPSGVNMLLGHFLAAEPTHLLTMTSRTAPDQLDWSPADNPLGHRPDVPVFIAVDARTASAGEAFAYNAQSLGRATIIGQRTAGAANPGDFFPIGDEFKAFIPTEAPIDPRTGTNWEGVGVQPDVLVESDEALRTAIALARAAVAG; this is translated from the coding sequence ATGACACCACAAGAGGTGGTCACCGAACTCGCCGACAAAATCGAGAAGCTCTACGTCTTCCCCGAGGAGGCCAAGCGGATCGCGGACGAGCTGCGCAGCCGTCCGCTGACCGCCCGCACGCCCGAGGCGCTGGTCGCCGAACTCCAGCCGTACCTGCGCGCGCAGGACGGGCACCTGGGTCTGGTGTGGCTGCCGGACAGTGCCACGGCGGACCGTCGCGCCCGGCCGAACCTGATGGACCCGGCGTACCAGATCCGGATCAACCATGGCCTGCGGCAGGCCGGCCTGGTCGAGGACGGGATCGGGCTGATCGACTTCTCCATGATCGGAGATGGGGACGTGGCTGCGATGCGGGAGGCCGCCCGGGCCGCCACGGTCATGGTCGCCAGCGCCGACGCGGTGGTCCTCGATCTGCGCGACGTGCCCGGCGGCTGGCCATCGGGCGTGAACATGCTGCTCGGACACTTCCTTGCGGCGGAGCCGACCCACCTGCTGACGATGACGAGCCGCACCGCACCCGACCAGCTGGACTGGAGCCCGGCCGACAACCCGCTGGGCCACCGCCCGGACGTGCCGGTGTTCATCGCCGTCGACGCCCGCACCGCCTCGGCGGGGGAGGCCTTCGCCTACAACGCGCAGAGCCTCGGCCGGGCCACGATCATCGGCCAGCGCACGGCCGGAGCGGCGAACCCGGGCGACTTCTTCCCGATCGGCGACGAGTTCAAAGCGTTCATCCCGACCGAAGCCCCGATCGACCCGCGGACCGGGACGAACTGGGAGGGCGTCGGAGTGCAGCCGGACGTGCTCGTCGAATCCGACGAGGCGCTGCGGACCGCGATCGCGCTGGCCCGCGCCGCGGTGGCGGGCTGA
- a CDS encoding DUF6528 family protein, which yields MKKFLVATAVLTSLLVAPAPASAATTDDGTRLVAVTDQATHQIRLFDPKVTDWSAPGAERWDWKPTTSNGFLPREIQRWGVPTDVKLRKDDSGGYVAVVSDSLGLAALIDYPSGFRRWATDATLGGTVDANPHSVELLPGNIVAVAASTGGFVQLFRTGSPPSPAGPKFVLPGAHGVYWDPDRQVLWATADHDLVELKLDRMTHSALVEVGRTRLVTPSGHDLAPKLGDPDHLWVSTDTAAYLYDKNSGHFTLVIDAGLKSISSMPLPNGEQVRTRPQPAWAGDPDNWNTDTVEFGGIDGPTRVVPNGRFYKARVWSSQRA from the coding sequence ATGAAAAAGTTCTTGGTGGCGACCGCTGTGCTGACCAGCCTGCTGGTCGCCCCTGCCCCGGCCTCGGCCGCCACGACCGACGACGGCACCCGCCTGGTCGCCGTCACCGACCAGGCCACCCACCAGATCCGGCTCTTCGACCCGAAGGTGACCGACTGGTCGGCCCCGGGCGCTGAGAGGTGGGACTGGAAGCCCACCACCAGCAACGGCTTCCTTCCCCGGGAGATCCAACGGTGGGGGGTTCCCACGGACGTGAAACTGCGCAAGGACGACTCCGGCGGTTACGTTGCGGTCGTCTCCGACTCGTTGGGGCTGGCCGCACTGATCGACTATCCCTCCGGTTTCCGCCGGTGGGCCACGGACGCGACCCTGGGCGGGACGGTCGACGCCAATCCGCACAGTGTGGAACTGCTCCCCGGGAACATCGTGGCCGTGGCGGCCAGCACCGGCGGGTTCGTCCAACTGTTCCGCACCGGCAGCCCGCCGTCGCCGGCCGGACCGAAGTTCGTGCTGCCCGGGGCGCACGGGGTGTACTGGGACCCCGACCGCCAGGTGCTGTGGGCCACCGCCGACCACGACCTGGTCGAGCTGAAGTTGGATCGGATGACCCACTCGGCCCTGGTCGAGGTGGGCCGCACCCGGCTAGTGACCCCCTCGGGGCACGACCTGGCCCCGAAGCTCGGCGACCCCGACCACCTGTGGGTCAGCACGGACACGGCGGCGTACCTCTACGACAAGAACTCCGGGCACTTCACGCTGGTCATCGACGCCGGCCTCAAGAGCATCAGCAGCATGCCGCTACCCAACGGCGAACAGGTCCGGACCCGGCCCCAGCCCGCCTGGGCGGGTGACCCGGACAACTGGAACACCGACACCGTGGAGTTCGGCGGCATCGACGGCCCGACCCGGGTCGTACCGAATGGACGGTTCTACAAGGCCCGGGTGTGGAGCTCACAGCGTGCGTAG
- a CDS encoding carboxymuconolactone decarboxylase family protein: MSENVTVTVRNAVDTLAPHITKAMNALDAASRKTDLDPVLLDLVRTRASQLNGCAYCVDVHSKDVTDAEGTARRVFALPVWRDTPLFTARERAALAFTEAATRLTEAPVSDEVFAQAAAEFTETELAELLWTITVINAWNRLGATARPWPLS; encoded by the coding sequence ATGTCTGAGAACGTGACCGTCACCGTCCGCAACGCCGTGGACACCCTCGCCCCGCACATCACCAAGGCCATGAACGCCCTGGACGCCGCATCCCGCAAGACCGACCTGGACCCGGTACTGCTGGACCTGGTCCGCACCCGCGCCTCGCAGCTCAACGGCTGCGCGTACTGCGTCGACGTGCACAGCAAGGACGTCACCGACGCCGAGGGCACGGCCCGCCGGGTCTTCGCCCTCCCGGTCTGGCGCGACACGCCACTGTTCACCGCCCGCGAGCGCGCGGCACTCGCCTTCACCGAGGCAGCCACCCGCCTCACCGAGGCGCCCGTCAGCGACGAGGTCTTCGCCCAGGCCGCCGCCGAGTTCACCGAGACGGAACTGGCGGAACTGCTCTGGACCATCACCGTGATCAACGCATGGAACCGGCTCGGCGCGACAGCCCGCCCCTGGCCGCTGTCCTAG
- a CDS encoding AfsR/SARP family transcriptional regulator, with the protein MRVGLLGPVTVWQDGATLPLGPAMQRAVLALLALDAGRPVSTQRLVDALWGDEPPDRAVTLVQGYVSRLRALLRPADLRITRHASGYVIDVAPEDVDVTAFRARVASAETGTDPAPLRAALALWRGEALADLRHTPVLDRLRAGLEAERLDVWEECLDRVLRAGRHLEVLGELTDLCAEHPFRPRPLPLLMVALYRAGRQAEALTWYATARRRYADELGLDPTPEATAVHGRILRGDPDLDLPPAAEAPPVRPARLLPYAVRDFTGREAELRQLLGLAGGTASAVVISAIDGMPGVGKTTIAVHAAHALADRFPDGQYFVDLHGFTPGLAPMDTSMALGLLLRAAGVPAERIPVDLQERSALWRSELADRRVLILLDNAASAQQVRPLLPGSPGSLVLVTSRRRLRTLDGAEALSLDVLPQEEAHDLFVAAAGPRALAEPDAVADVVELCGRLPLALRIAAARVGTGPAAVARLATHLRAALRRLDALAVDDRDVSATFTLSYRALEPAQQRMFRLLGLHPGHHFGADSASALADIDQGEATALLDALVSAHLLQRHADDRYTFHDLLRVFAGTHATPAAEHRAALDRLLDHYGRTALAAAHALGLGPFGEPPPPTPPPAAGWLDAERAGLIAAAGLPGAGPFALGLARALSCYLEAECHHADALSLYDHALRALPTPAEEAELHRHRALILLRTGAYQTSEDAARHSLRICRDTGDEAGEGRSLTALARVFTQRGEPERSLEHSTRALDLHRRTADRVAEGATLNNLGSNHARLGNHAIAEDYLRQAVSVNRQTGNRRSEATAWCLLGIIDQQRGHHDTASAHLREALSLYRATGDRAGEGTTLANLGLIHGLRGRYSHALDTYRQAHGIHHEIGNRAPEGYALAGIGNALSALGHHDQAIEHHRRALDLGRALHEPNLQAQALQSLGAAHLASGDADQALHRHGEALGLATASGDVFVQAQANEGIGRALEALGRFAEARSSWQRALDTYTSLGAPQARDLLDKLAT; encoded by the coding sequence GTGCGGGTGGGGCTGCTGGGACCAGTGACCGTCTGGCAGGACGGAGCGACCCTGCCGTTGGGCCCCGCCATGCAGCGGGCGGTGCTCGCGCTGCTGGCCCTCGATGCTGGCCGACCTGTGTCGACCCAAAGGCTCGTGGACGCGCTGTGGGGCGATGAGCCACCCGATCGGGCTGTCACCCTGGTTCAGGGTTACGTGTCCCGACTCCGGGCGCTGCTGCGCCCCGCTGACCTGCGCATCACCAGGCACGCCAGCGGCTACGTCATCGACGTCGCACCTGAGGACGTGGACGTCACCGCGTTCCGCGCGCGCGTCGCCTCCGCCGAGACGGGTACGGATCCGGCGCCCCTGCGCGCCGCGCTCGCCCTGTGGCGGGGCGAAGCTCTCGCCGACCTGCGCCACACGCCTGTCCTCGACCGCCTCCGGGCAGGCCTGGAGGCGGAGCGTCTGGACGTCTGGGAGGAGTGTCTCGATCGGGTGCTGCGGGCGGGCCGGCATCTGGAGGTGCTCGGCGAGCTGACGGACCTGTGCGCCGAGCATCCGTTCCGGCCCCGGCCGTTGCCGCTGCTGATGGTGGCGCTGTACCGGGCTGGCCGGCAGGCGGAGGCGCTGACCTGGTACGCCACGGCCCGCCGCCGCTACGCCGACGAGTTGGGCCTGGACCCCACGCCCGAGGCGACCGCCGTGCACGGCCGGATCCTGCGCGGCGACCCGGACCTGGACCTCCCGCCGGCGGCCGAGGCTCCCCCCGTCCGGCCGGCTCGGCTGTTGCCGTACGCGGTGCGCGACTTCACCGGCCGGGAGGCCGAACTCCGCCAACTGCTGGGCCTGGCCGGTGGCACGGCGAGCGCGGTGGTGATCTCGGCGATCGACGGGATGCCCGGCGTCGGCAAGACCACGATCGCCGTGCACGCCGCCCATGCGCTCGCCGACAGGTTCCCCGACGGGCAGTACTTCGTTGACCTGCACGGTTTCACTCCCGGCCTCGCGCCGATGGACACTTCGATGGCGTTGGGTCTGCTGCTGCGCGCCGCGGGTGTGCCAGCCGAGCGCATCCCGGTGGACCTCCAGGAGCGTTCGGCGTTGTGGCGCAGCGAACTGGCCGACCGGCGGGTGCTGATCCTGCTGGACAACGCCGCCAGCGCCCAGCAGGTCAGGCCACTACTGCCGGGCAGCCCGGGCTCGCTGGTCCTGGTGACCAGCAGGCGTCGGCTTCGCACACTGGACGGTGCCGAGGCGTTGTCCCTGGACGTGCTGCCGCAGGAGGAGGCTCACGACCTGTTCGTGGCCGCCGCCGGTCCCCGCGCGCTCGCCGAGCCGGACGCCGTCGCCGACGTCGTCGAGTTGTGCGGGCGGCTCCCGCTGGCGCTTCGGATCGCCGCGGCCCGCGTCGGCACCGGACCGGCGGCGGTGGCCCGGCTCGCGACCCACCTGCGGGCCGCCCTGCGACGGCTCGACGCCTTGGCTGTGGACGATCGGGACGTGAGTGCCACGTTCACGCTGTCCTATCGGGCGTTGGAGCCGGCGCAGCAGCGGATGTTCCGGCTCCTGGGTCTGCACCCGGGCCACCACTTCGGCGCCGACTCCGCCTCGGCGCTCGCCGACATCGACCAGGGCGAGGCCACCGCGCTCCTCGACGCCCTCGTCAGCGCGCATCTGCTGCAACGGCACGCTGACGACCGGTACACCTTCCACGATCTGCTGCGGGTCTTCGCCGGCACCCATGCCACTCCCGCGGCGGAGCACCGGGCCGCGTTGGACCGGCTCCTCGACCACTACGGGCGGACCGCGCTCGCGGCGGCACACGCCCTGGGTCTCGGGCCGTTCGGCGAGCCGCCACCCCCGACGCCGCCCCCGGCCGCCGGCTGGCTGGATGCCGAACGCGCCGGTCTGATCGCCGCGGCGGGCCTGCCCGGGGCCGGACCGTTCGCCCTGGGCCTCGCCCGGGCCCTGTCCTGTTACCTGGAAGCCGAGTGCCATCACGCCGACGCGCTCAGCCTCTACGACCACGCGCTGCGCGCCCTGCCCACCCCGGCGGAGGAAGCCGAACTCCACCGGCACCGGGCGCTGATCTTGCTGCGGACCGGCGCGTACCAAACATCGGAGGACGCCGCCCGACACTCACTGCGGATCTGCCGCGACACCGGCGATGAGGCGGGCGAGGGACGCTCCCTCACCGCGCTGGCCAGGGTCTTCACCCAGCGCGGCGAACCCGAACGCAGCCTCGAACACTCCACCCGCGCCCTGGACCTGCACCGGCGTACCGCGGACAGGGTCGCCGAAGGCGCCACCCTCAACAACCTCGGCTCCAACCACGCCCGGCTCGGCAACCACGCCATCGCCGAGGACTACCTCCGCCAGGCCGTCAGCGTGAACCGGCAGACCGGCAACCGGCGCTCGGAGGCGACCGCGTGGTGCCTGCTGGGCATCATCGACCAGCAACGCGGCCACCACGACACGGCGTCCGCCCACCTCCGCGAGGCGCTCAGCCTCTACCGCGCCACCGGCGACCGGGCCGGCGAAGGCACCACCCTGGCCAACCTCGGCCTCATCCACGGCCTGCGAGGCCGCTACAGCCACGCCCTCGACACCTACCGGCAGGCGCACGGGATCCACCACGAGATCGGCAACCGGGCCCCCGAGGGCTACGCGCTGGCCGGGATCGGCAACGCCCTCAGCGCTCTCGGCCACCACGATCAGGCCATCGAGCACCACCGGCGCGCCCTCGACCTCGGCCGCGCGCTCCACGAGCCCAACCTGCAGGCCCAGGCGCTCCAATCCCTGGGAGCCGCCCACCTCGCCAGCGGCGACGCCGACCAGGCGTTGCACCGCCACGGCGAGGCGCTCGGGCTGGCCACCGCCAGTGGCGACGTCTTCGTCCAGGCCCAGGCCAACGAGGGCATCGGGCGGGCGCTGGAGGCCCTCGGCCGGTTCGCTGAGGCACGCTCGTCCTGGCAGCGGGCGCTCGACACCTACACCAGCCTCGGCGCCCCGCAGGCGCGGGACCTGCTGGACAAGTTGGCCACCTGA
- a CDS encoding GlxA family transcriptional regulator: MPETHRVVIAVFPGVELLDVTGPAEVFSVASHVIGAGRRGYHVEIAATNAGAVRTSSGVRLVADLTLADVDGHVDTLLVSGAMRHDGPAVEAVVDATVVDWLRTAAPRARRVASVCAGAHLLAEAGLLDGLPATTHWLTAGRLAAEYPKIVVDPDPIFIKAGRIWTCAGVTSGMDLALAMVAEDHGQAVALATARMMVMYVKRPGGQSQFSVPLSVQAPSGDRIDALRLWIADHLTGDLSAEVLAGRLHLSVRHFARLFRQRTGDTPASYVEASRVEAARRLLEDTDHGLPEIATASGLGSVETLHRAFRSRLGTTPAEYRRRFRSPAAFDHDQRGESRAIS, encoded by the coding sequence GTGCCTGAAACACACAGAGTCGTCATAGCGGTGTTCCCTGGCGTCGAACTCCTCGACGTCACGGGGCCGGCGGAGGTCTTCTCCGTCGCGTCCCACGTCATCGGGGCCGGCCGGCGCGGATACCACGTGGAGATCGCCGCCACCAACGCCGGTGCCGTGCGCACGTCCAGCGGGGTCCGGCTCGTCGCCGACCTGACCCTGGCGGACGTCGACGGGCACGTGGACACCCTGCTCGTGTCGGGCGCGATGCGCCATGACGGCCCCGCCGTGGAGGCCGTGGTCGACGCGACGGTCGTCGACTGGCTGCGCACGGCCGCGCCACGGGCCCGGCGGGTCGCGTCGGTGTGCGCGGGGGCGCACCTGCTGGCCGAGGCGGGACTGCTCGACGGGCTGCCCGCGACCACGCACTGGCTGACGGCCGGGCGGCTGGCCGCGGAGTACCCGAAAATCGTCGTTGATCCTGATCCGATCTTCATCAAGGCCGGGCGGATCTGGACGTGCGCCGGCGTCACCTCGGGCATGGACCTGGCGCTGGCGATGGTCGCCGAGGACCACGGGCAGGCCGTGGCATTGGCCACCGCCCGGATGATGGTGATGTACGTGAAACGTCCCGGCGGGCAGAGCCAGTTCAGCGTGCCGCTGTCGGTGCAGGCACCCTCCGGGGACAGGATCGACGCGCTGCGGCTGTGGATCGCCGACCACCTGACCGGCGACCTATCCGCCGAGGTCCTCGCCGGGCGGCTGCACCTGAGCGTGCGGCACTTCGCCCGGCTGTTCCGGCAGCGGACCGGCGACACACCGGCGTCCTACGTGGAGGCCTCCCGGGTCGAGGCCGCCCGCCGGCTCCTGGAGGACACCGACCACGGCCTGCCCGAGATCGCGACCGCCAGCGGGCTGGGATCGGTGGAGACGCTGCACCGGGCCTTCCGCAGCCGGCTCGGCACCACCCCGGCGGAGTACCGGCGACGCTTCCGCTCGCCGGCCGCCTTCGACCACGACCAGAGAGGTGAATCCCGTGCAATTTCCTGA
- a CDS encoding metal-dependent phosphohydrolase translates to MQFPDSPLARAADELLRAACAPTLVAHCHRTYHFGMALLENQRRAVDAEAVFIAAALHDLALTSAYDDPTVPFQAHGARLAQQGLLARGAGPDLAELVHDAIALHLELTSATDPRPEVVAVHLGAVADVVGARLDQLTPRFVADVLDDHPRHGFTAFVTAAFGHEAAARPDSRIAVLVRDHGLLDLVAAAPFED, encoded by the coding sequence GTGCAATTTCCTGACTCGCCCCTCGCCCGGGCCGCCGACGAGCTGCTGCGCGCCGCGTGCGCGCCGACGCTGGTGGCGCACTGCCACAGGACGTACCACTTCGGCATGGCCCTTCTCGAAAACCAGCGGCGTGCCGTCGACGCCGAAGCGGTGTTCATCGCCGCCGCGCTGCACGACCTGGCCCTGACCAGCGCCTACGACGACCCCACGGTCCCGTTCCAGGCGCACGGAGCACGGCTGGCCCAGCAGGGGCTGCTCGCCCGCGGAGCCGGCCCGGACCTGGCCGAACTGGTGCACGACGCGATCGCCCTGCACCTGGAGCTGACCTCGGCCACCGACCCCAGGCCGGAGGTGGTGGCCGTCCACCTCGGCGCCGTGGCCGACGTCGTCGGGGCGCGCCTCGACCAACTGACGCCGCGATTCGTCGCCGACGTCCTCGACGACCATCCCCGCCACGGCTTCACCGCATTCGTGACCGCGGCGTTCGGCCACGAGGCGGCGGCACGGCCCGACTCGCGGATCGCGGTCCTCGTCCGCGACCACGGGCTCCTCGACCTGGTCGCCGCCGCACCGTTTGAGGACTGA
- a CDS encoding MBL fold metallo-hydrolase — protein MSSTAVIPMPVLGKRGINTYLVLGRRPIVVDAGLPGNGRKIYDQVAQHGVDPKDIALIVLTHAHIDHFGAATELRRLTGAPVAGHVGDLAQYRTGQVRKPYLPTGPMGRAMAANKRLHIPVEEVEPDVLLTGELNLSDYGVDGRIMPTPGHTAGSVSVLLDSGDLVAGDLVANAFMGLIPGRPANPPFHDDARGNLASLQRMLALQPTTLHVGHGPALDPERVRRWAREEDSRLRELDATGRLARRTEEPDTAARN, from the coding sequence ATGTCCAGCACTGCTGTCATTCCCATGCCCGTACTCGGCAAACGAGGCATCAACACCTACCTCGTCCTGGGCCGGCGGCCGATCGTCGTGGACGCCGGGCTTCCCGGGAACGGACGCAAGATCTACGACCAGGTCGCCCAGCACGGGGTGGACCCCAAGGACATCGCCCTGATCGTCCTCACCCACGCGCACATCGACCACTTCGGCGCCGCCACCGAGCTACGCCGGCTCACCGGGGCGCCCGTCGCCGGGCACGTCGGGGACCTCGCCCAGTACCGCACCGGCCAGGTTCGCAAGCCCTACCTGCCGACCGGGCCGATGGGGCGGGCCATGGCGGCGAACAAGCGGCTGCACATCCCCGTCGAGGAGGTCGAGCCGGACGTGCTCCTCACCGGCGAGCTGAACCTGAGCGACTACGGCGTCGACGGCCGGATCATGCCCACCCCCGGACACACCGCCGGCTCGGTCTCCGTCCTCCTGGACTCCGGCGACCTCGTCGCCGGGGACCTGGTCGCCAACGCCTTCATGGGACTCATCCCCGGCCGGCCCGCCAACCCGCCCTTCCACGACGACGCGCGCGGGAACCTGGCCAGCCTGCAGAGGATGCTCGCGCTCCAGCCGACCACCCTGCACGTCGGGCACGGGCCGGCACTTGACCCCGAACGGGTGCGCCGGTGGGCCCGGGAGGAGGACTCGCGGCTGCGGGAACTCGACGCGACCGGCCGCCTCGCCCGGCGCACCGAGGAGCCCGACACCGCGGCCCGGAACTGA
- a CDS encoding AbfB domain-containing protein codes for MDAGVSIRVTTPGYIAHVDYWSGTLLKNDASFKLRPGLAGTCYSFEPVNYPGYYLRHRDGEVWIDPYQGTSLFAYDASWWLETPAWVDR; via the coding sequence GTGGACGCGGGCGTCTCCATCCGGGTGACGACCCCCGGCTACATCGCGCACGTGGATTACTGGAGCGGGACCCTGCTCAAGAACGACGCGTCGTTCAAGCTTCGGCCCGGGCTGGCGGGAACCTGCTACTCGTTCGAGCCCGTGAACTACCCGGGCTACTACCTCCGCCACCGTGACGGCGAGGTCTGGATCGACCCGTACCAGGGCACCAGCCTGTTCGCGTATGACGCCTCGTGGTGGCTGGAGACCCCCGCCTGGGTCGACCGGTAA